Proteins encoded in a region of the Diabrotica undecimpunctata isolate CICGRU chromosome 10, icDiaUnde3, whole genome shotgun sequence genome:
- the LOC140452212 gene encoding uncharacterized protein, producing the protein MKRTTIANENISTKTSTEKPWEEKNPQASLEIMKESPRSSVKRSIKETLSPPSKILNAICTDSREALLTLNRLTSCTSILRWVKVHSRNKGNHIADRLTRKACEREDETVEHVLCDCPELSLIREYAFGESWPTPAHIREMSPGDLSTFLEMAGWTMS; encoded by the exons ATGAAAAGAACTACAATTGCCAATGAGAACATTTCCACTAAAACTTCAACTGAAAAACCGTGGGAAGAAAAGAATCCACAAGCTTCACTCGAAATTATGAAAGAATCGCCCCGTTCATCCGTGAAAAGAAGCATTAAAGAAACATTATCTCCCCCATCGAAAATCTTAAATGCAA tctgcacagatagcagagaagcgctactaaccttgaatagactcACATCATGTACCagcatcctgaggtgggttaaagtaCACAGTAGAAATAAAGGCAACCACATTGCTGACCGATTGACTAgaaaggcg tgtgaacgagaagacgaaactgtagaacATGTCCTATGTGattgcccggagttatcgttaatacgagagtacgcgttcggcgagtcctggcccacacctgcccacataagggagatgtcccctggtgacttgtccaccttcctagaaatggcaggatggacaatgagctaa